The Candidatus Obscuribacterales bacterium genome includes a region encoding these proteins:
- the pyrC gene encoding dihydroorotase, whose product MQKLTITRPDDWHLHLRDGAELRAVLPHTVRQFARAIIMPNLKPPVRSVADAAAYRDRIIAAIPAGQQFEPLMTLYLTDNTSPEEIIAAKTSQFIKAVKYYPAGATTNSDLGVTDIRRCDRVLEAMQQVDMPLLLHGEVTDGDIDIFDREKVFIEKYLIPLVSQFPNLRVVLEHITTSDAVKFVLSVNNVAATITPQHLLFSRNILFKGGIHPHFYCLPILKREEHRLALLQAATSGNSKFFLGTDSAPHARHSKESFCGCAGCYSALHAMELYAEAFESANALDKLEAFSSFYGPDFYHLPRNTEHITLTKTTWRIPDEVPFPKSGLVPLRAGEEITWQMV is encoded by the coding sequence ATGCAAAAGCTCACTATTACTCGACCCGATGACTGGCACCTTCATCTGCGCGATGGCGCAGAACTGAGAGCGGTTCTACCACATACGGTACGTCAGTTTGCCCGTGCCATCATCATGCCGAATTTGAAGCCCCCAGTACGCTCGGTGGCCGATGCTGCAGCCTACCGCGATCGCATCATCGCGGCAATTCCGGCTGGTCAGCAGTTCGAGCCACTGATGACACTCTATCTCACAGACAACACTAGTCCTGAAGAGATTATCGCAGCCAAGACATCCCAGTTTATCAAAGCGGTGAAGTACTACCCAGCCGGTGCAACCACCAACTCAGACCTCGGTGTAACGGATATTCGTCGGTGCGATCGCGTCCTGGAAGCAATGCAGCAAGTAGACATGCCGCTATTACTCCACGGAGAGGTGACAGACGGTGATATTGATATCTTTGACCGCGAGAAGGTGTTCATTGAAAAATACTTGATCCCACTCGTATCGCAATTTCCCAACCTGCGCGTGGTGCTCGAGCACATTACCACCTCAGATGCGGTGAAATTTGTCCTATCTGTCAACAATGTTGCTGCAACAATTACACCCCAACATTTATTGTTTAGTCGAAACATTCTCTTCAAAGGCGGTATTCACCCCCATTTTTATTGCCTGCCAATTTTGAAGCGCGAGGAGCATCGTTTGGCACTTTTGCAAGCGGCAACGTCGGGCAATTCCAAGTTTTTTCTGGGTACCGATAGTGCCCCTCATGCTCGCCACAGCAAGGAAAGCTTCTGTGGCTGTGCAGGTTGCTATTCGGCTTTACACGCCATGGAATTATACGCAGAAGCTTTTGAGAGTGCAAATGCACTGGATAAACTTGAAGCTTTCTCCAGCTTCTATGGACCAGATTTTTATCACCTCCCCCGTAATACAGAACACATCACGCTGACCAAAACGACTTGG